The following coding sequences are from one Nicotiana tabacum cultivar K326 chromosome 1, ASM71507v2, whole genome shotgun sequence window:
- the LOC107761907 gene encoding putative WRKY transcription factor 41, giving the protein MEKVKAWEKKTLITELTQGMEFVNRLKSKIDPLASPEECDLLLEKILSSLDKSLSILNLKAFNVIREPYWCSKNEVSDLDYYSRDQGKNMVFKKRKLLQQWSKQVRISGIEGPNYDDGYSWRKYGQKDILGANHPRAYYRCTHKNTQGCLATKQVQQSDEDPLVFEVTYKGKHNCKASQSVDISEENQKANYNKNQYQLQKQKVGNQNVEKLNIIKEETLSFTPLKSESEKSQFFANSMDPFTSPITSESLYLPLFPTQEEELEMDQILQSSKLSHIEFSTTPTSVINSPFCGYSDLSVDDQVDNIYPNLMIDISEFFT; this is encoded by the exons ATGGAGAAAGTTAAAGCTTGGGAGAAAAAGACACTGATCACTGAGCTTACTCAGGGGATGGAGTTTGTTAACAGGCTAAAAAGCAAGATTGATCCTTTGGCTTCACCAGAGGAATGCGATTTACTACTTGAAAAAATACTTTCCTCCCTTGACAAATCATTGTCAATTCTGAATTTGAAGGCTTTTAATGTAATTAGAGAACCTTATTGGTGTTCAAAGAATGAGGTTTCTGACTTGGATTATTATTCAAGGGATCAAGGCAAAAATATGGTCTTTAAGAAAAG AAAGTTATTGCAGCAATGGAGTAAGCAAGTTAGGATATCTGGCATAGAAGGTCCTAATTACGATGATGGCTATAGTTGGAGAAAATATGGACAGAAAGATATTTTAGGAGCCAATCATCCAAG GGCTTATTACAGATGCACTCACAAGAATACACAAGGCTGCTTAGCAACAAAACAAGTCCAACAATCAGATGAAGACCCTTTAGTCTTTGAGGTCACATATAAAGGAAAGCACAATTGCAAAGCCTCACAATCAGTAGACATTTCGGAAGAAAACCAAAAGGCAAATTATAACAAGAATCAATATCAGCTACAGAAACAGAAAGTGGGAAATCAAAATGTTGAAAAATTGAATATTATCAAAGAAGAAACTTTATCATTCACACCACTAAAATCAGAAAGTGAAAAATCCCAATTCTTTGCCAATTCAATGGATCCATTTACATCTCCAATAACCTCAGAATCCTTATACTTGCCATTGTTTCCTACCCAAGAGGAGGAGCTTGAAATGGACCAGATTCTGCAGAGCTCAAAATTGAGTCATATTGAGTTTAGTACAACACCAACTTCAGTAATTAATTCGCCCTTTTGTGGGTACTCGGATTTATCAGTGGATGATCAAGTTGATAATATTTATCCTAACCTGATGATTGACATTTCTGAATTTTTCACCTAA